A window of the Gossypium hirsutum isolate 1008001.06 chromosome A05, Gossypium_hirsutum_v2.1, whole genome shotgun sequence genome harbors these coding sequences:
- the LOC107957808 gene encoding 14-3-3-like protein B encodes MFLLFLKQTNNYCTNPNDVITSLPSTSLSLKKTLFNLGAHKKKKTTRKKNIPLFLTFGSSPISAKMATMVPDNLSRDQYVYLAKLAEQAERYEEMVQFMQKLVLGSTPASELTVEERNLLSVAYKNVIGSLRAAWRIVSSIEQKEEGRKNEEHVVLVKEYRSKVESELSDVCASILTLLDSNLIPSAAASESKVFYLKMKGDYHRYLAEFKVGDERKAAAEDTMLSYKAAQDIALTDLAPTHPIRLGLALNYSVFYYEILNQSDKACSMAKQAFEEAIAELDTLGEESYKDSTLIMQLLRDNLTLWTSDVQDQLDEP; translated from the exons ATGTTTTTATTATTCCTTAAACAAACCAACAATTATTGCACTAATCCCAACGACGTGATTACCAGTTTGCCCTCCACATCCctttcattaaaaaaaaccctCTTCAATTTAGGCGCccacaagaaaaagaaaacaacccGGAAAAAAAATATTCCTCTCTTTCTAACCTTCGGAAGCTCACCAATTTCTGCAAAAATGGCGACGATGGTGCCTGACAACCTAAGCCGTGACCAGTACGTTTATTTAGCCAAGTTAGCGGAACAAGCCGAACGCTACGAGGAGATGGTTCAATTCATGCAAAAGCTCGTCCTCGGCTCTACTCCTGCTTCCGAGCTCACCGTCGAGGAACGGAACCTTCTCTCGGTCGCTTACAAAAACGTAATCGGATCTCTACGCGCCGCGTGGAGGATCGTTTCTTCTATCGAGCAGAAAGAAGAAGGTCGGAAGAACGAGGAACATGTGGTGCTCGTCAAGGAGTATAGATCGAAGGTTGAATCCGAGTTGTCGGATGTTTGCGCTAGTATCTTGACTTTGTTGGACTCGAATCTGATCCCATCTGCTGCTGCGAGTGAGTCGAAGGTTTTCTATTTGAAGATGAAAGGGGATTATCATCGGTATTTAGCAGAGTTTAAGGTTGGTGATGAGAGGAAAGCTGCTGCTGAGGATACTATGCTGTCTTACAAGGCTGCTCAG GATATCGCACTGACGGATCTAGCACCAACGCACCCGATCAGGCTGGGACTTGCGCTAAATTACTCGGTGTTCTACTATGAGATTCTGAATCAGTCCGATAAGGCTTGTAGCATGGCTAAACAG gcGTTTGAGGAAGCCATTGCTGAGCTTGACACGCTGGGAGAAGAGTCTTACAAGGACAGCACTCTCATTATGCAACTCCTAAGGGATAACCTTACTCTCTGGACTTCGGATGTTCAG GACCAGTTAGACGAGCCATAG